A genomic region of Aureimonas populi contains the following coding sequences:
- the msrB gene encoding peptide-methionine (R)-S-oxide reductase MsrB, which yields MRRRDFLFSGGALAGLAAFGLPLGLPAPARGQSGVAVRFPFQMSEAAWRSRLSPEAFAVLRQQATERPYTSPLNEEKRDGVFHCAGCSNALYSSEAKYDSRTGWPSFWAPIDEDAVGTKVDRVLLYSRTEVHCARCGGHLGHIFDDGPEPTGKRHCINGVALAFRPESVSG from the coding sequence ATGCGCAGGCGTGACTTTCTCTTCTCGGGCGGCGCCCTTGCCGGGCTCGCCGCCTTCGGGCTGCCGCTCGGTCTTCCGGCACCGGCCCGCGGCCAGAGCGGCGTGGCGGTGCGTTTCCCCTTCCAGATGAGCGAGGCGGCCTGGCGCTCCCGGCTCTCGCCGGAGGCCTTCGCGGTGCTGCGCCAGCAAGCCACTGAGCGTCCTTATACGAGCCCTCTGAACGAGGAGAAGCGCGACGGCGTCTTCCACTGCGCGGGATGCTCCAACGCCCTTTATTCGTCCGAAGCCAAATACGATTCGCGCACCGGATGGCCGAGCTTCTGGGCGCCCATCGACGAGGATGCGGTGGGCACGAAGGTGGATCGCGTGCTCCTCTATTCCCGCACGGAGGTGCATTGCGCCCGCTGCGGCGGGCATCTGGGCCATATTTTCGACGATGGCCCGGAGCCCACGGGCAAGCGCCACTGCATCAACGGCGTTGCCCTGGCCTTCCGGCCGGAGAGCGTATCGGGCTGA
- a CDS encoding Hsp20 family protein: MNRMTPFSSPLLLGFDSVERTLERIGKGADGYPPYNIERLREQVGDGPEAESQTIIRITLAVAGFTRDDLEITTEENQLTIRGSQSEAKDRDFLHRGIASRQFQKSFLFADGMRILGAELKNGLLMIDLARPRPERVVKKIEIAVAD, translated from the coding sequence ATGAACCGGATGACGCCCTTCTCCAGTCCCCTCCTGCTCGGGTTCGACAGTGTCGAACGCACGCTGGAAAGGATCGGGAAAGGCGCGGACGGATATCCTCCCTACAATATCGAACGCCTGCGCGAGCAGGTGGGCGATGGGCCTGAGGCGGAAAGCCAGACGATCATCCGCATCACCCTTGCGGTTGCCGGATTTACGCGGGACGACCTCGAGATCACGACCGAGGAGAACCAGCTCACCATCCGGGGATCGCAGAGCGAGGCGAAGGACCGGGACTTCCTGCACCGGGGCATTGCGTCCCGCCAGTTCCAGAAGAGCTTCCTCTTCGCGGACGGCATGCGCATCCTCGGCGCGGAGCTGAAGAACGGCCTTCTGATGATCGACCTTGCAAGGCCGAGGCCCGAGCGCGTGGTGAAGAAGATCGAGATCGCCGTCGCCGATTGA
- a CDS encoding fasciclin domain-containing protein, whose amino-acid sequence MGTGSMASGGSMGAGSGDMVEVGGAPMYANMTIAENAPNASNLSTLVAALQAAGLVETLDGAGPFTVFAPDNAAFEALPAGTVDTLLEPENREQLSAVLTYHVVPAAATAEAAMQMIQDDGGTHEVTTVEGGTLTLAMDGDNLTVTDEQGNVATVTQADVMQSNGVVHVIDTVLMPAS is encoded by the coding sequence ATGGGCACAGGCTCCATGGCTTCGGGCGGTTCGATGGGCGCCGGCAGCGGCGACATGGTGGAGGTCGGCGGCGCGCCGATGTACGCCAACATGACAATCGCCGAGAATGCGCCGAACGCTTCCAATCTCTCCACCCTCGTGGCGGCCCTCCAGGCGGCCGGTCTCGTGGAGACGCTGGATGGCGCCGGCCCGTTCACCGTCTTCGCGCCGGACAACGCGGCATTCGAGGCGCTGCCGGCCGGCACGGTCGACACGCTGCTGGAGCCGGAGAACCGCGAGCAGCTCAGCGCCGTCCTGACCTATCATGTGGTGCCGGCGGCGGCGACCGCCGAGGCGGCCATGCAGATGATCCAGGATGACGGCGGCACGCACGAGGTGACGACCGTGGAGGGTGGCACGCTGACGCTCGCTATGGATGGCGACAACCTGACCGTCACCGACGAGCAGGGCAATGTCGCCACCGTGACGCAGGCCGATGTCATGCAGTCGAACGGCGTCGTCCACGTCATCGATACGGTGCTGATGCCTGCCAGCTAA
- the ptsN gene encoding PTS IIA-like nitrogen regulatory protein PtsN has translation MDLDDLIRQDAILPFLKGNSKKQVVQELCERAGRLTGLPEREIFDTVMERERLGSTGVGHGIAIPHGKLPALERIVGVFGRVGRPVDFDALDEEPVDLVFLLLAPAGAGADHLKALSKVARVLRNPATVAGLRAARDADAIFTLLSRPPAAA, from the coding sequence ATGGATCTCGACGACCTGATCCGGCAGGACGCGATCCTCCCGTTCCTCAAGGGCAATTCCAAGAAGCAGGTGGTGCAGGAGCTGTGCGAGCGGGCGGGCCGGCTGACCGGGCTGCCCGAGCGCGAAATCTTCGACACGGTGATGGAGCGCGAGCGCCTCGGCTCCACCGGCGTCGGGCACGGCATCGCCATCCCTCACGGCAAGCTGCCCGCGCTGGAGCGCATCGTCGGCGTCTTCGGCCGCGTGGGGCGGCCAGTGGATTTCGACGCGTTGGACGAGGAGCCGGTGGACCTCGTCTTCCTGCTGCTCGCGCCGGCCGGAGCCGGCGCCGATCACCTCAAGGCCCTGTCCAAGGTGGCGCGGGTGCTTCGCAACCCCGCGACGGTCGCCGGCCTTCGCGCGGCGCGGGACGCGGATGCGATCTTCACCCTCCTGTCTCGCCCCCCGGCCGCAGCCTGA
- the hpf gene encoding ribosome hibernation-promoting factor, HPF/YfiA family, translating to MSLRVSGRHMDVGEAFRTRIEDKLNEQVGKYFDGNFSGSVVLSKESSRYNTDCTLHLDSGVIFQATGESHDPESSFAAASEKIDKRLRRYKRRLKDHKANGAATREVAYTVMEAIPDEADEVPEDYAPAIVAETSILVGTLSVAGAVMELDRRDSPIVVFKNAGSGAINIVYRRQDGNFGWIDPSTLRDEA from the coding sequence ATGTCACTTCGTGTATCGGGCCGGCACATGGATGTTGGTGAAGCGTTCCGCACGCGCATCGAGGACAAGCTGAACGAGCAGGTCGGCAAATATTTCGACGGCAACTTCTCAGGCTCGGTCGTGCTGTCGAAAGAATCGTCTCGCTACAACACGGACTGCACCCTCCATCTGGACAGCGGCGTCATCTTCCAGGCGACCGGCGAATCGCACGATCCCGAATCGTCCTTCGCCGCGGCGTCCGAGAAGATCGACAAGCGGCTGCGCCGCTACAAGCGCCGCCTGAAGGACCACAAGGCCAACGGCGCGGCGACCCGCGAGGTCGCCTATACCGTCATGGAAGCCATTCCGGACGAGGCCGATGAGGTGCCGGAGGATTACGCGCCTGCCATCGTGGCGGAAACCTCCATCCTCGTCGGCACGCTCTCCGTCGCAGGGGCCGTGATGGAGCTCGACCGGCGCGACAGCCCCATCGTTGTCTTCAAGAACGCCGGCTCGGGGGCGATCAACATCGTCTACCGGCGGCAGGACGGCAATTTCGGGTGGATCGACCCCTCGACCTTGCGCGACGAAGCCTAA
- the arfB gene encoding alternative ribosome rescue aminoacyl-tRNA hydrolase ArfB, with protein sequence MATDSRFDGLVVSSRVTLPETELEENFIRAGGPGGQNVNKVSSAVQLRFFAAASSVLSGEAKARLLKLAGSRATKEGEILIEASRFRAQERNREDARERLAGLVREALKPPPPPRKKTRPSRGAVERRLKEKKGRAGIKRMRGRVDD encoded by the coding sequence ATGGCGACCGATTCCCGCTTCGACGGCCTCGTCGTTTCCTCCCGCGTCACGCTTCCAGAGACGGAGCTGGAGGAGAATTTCATCCGCGCCGGCGGGCCCGGCGGGCAGAACGTCAACAAGGTGTCGTCCGCCGTTCAACTGCGCTTCTTTGCCGCCGCCTCGTCTGTCCTGTCCGGGGAGGCCAAGGCCCGTCTCCTGAAGCTGGCCGGATCGCGCGCCACCAAGGAAGGGGAGATCCTCATCGAGGCTTCCCGCTTCCGGGCGCAGGAGCGCAACCGCGAGGATGCGCGCGAAAGGCTGGCCGGCCTCGTGCGCGAGGCGTTGAAGCCGCCGCCCCCGCCGCGCAAGAAGACGCGCCCCTCGCGCGGCGCGGTCGAGCGCCGACTGAAGGAGAAGAAGGGGCGGGCCGGCATCAAGCGCATGAGGGGGCGGGTGGACGACTGA
- the rpoN gene encoding RNA polymerase factor sigma-54: protein MSLSMKLEVRQSQSLSMTPQLLQSIRLLQYGHLDLQAFVEREAERNPLLVVEERDGPPVAPASGALAAPASPFTAQRRESPRERGVGDPGGAGFDMQERASGRPSLLSHALGEIAELLSTPLERKIAEALLADFDEAGYLRVDVPAAAQALGVPTDAVHKVLTRLRAGAEPAGLFAGDLAECLALQLARKDRLDPVIRTVLDHLDLLARRDFAALRRLTGEDEAGLLDMLAEIRALDPKPGLSFEADLHPAIEPDVLVTRAATGGWRVELNGAVLPRVLLDADYVRTVTAECRSPAEKEFLGACQTSATWLLRSLDQRAQTILKVAAEIVRRQEAFLDEGVGGLKPMTLAAVAQAVGLHESTVSRVTADKTVETPRGVFEMKFFFTVAIASSTGGEAHSAASVKHRIRLLVEAESAGSVLSDDEIAARLKDEGVELARRTVAKYREALGIASSVQRRREMNARKIAS from the coding sequence ATGAGCCTTTCGATGAAGCTGGAGGTTCGGCAAAGTCAGTCGCTCTCGATGACGCCGCAGCTCCTGCAGTCGATCCGCCTCCTGCAATACGGCCATCTCGACCTCCAGGCCTTCGTGGAGCGCGAGGCCGAGCGCAACCCGCTGCTCGTCGTGGAAGAGCGCGACGGGCCGCCCGTCGCGCCGGCTTCGGGCGCCCTCGCGGCACCCGCCTCCCCCTTCACGGCGCAGCGGCGCGAGTCCCCGCGCGAGCGGGGCGTGGGAGACCCGGGCGGCGCAGGGTTCGACATGCAGGAGCGCGCGAGCGGGCGCCCCTCGCTCCTCTCCCATGCGCTGGGCGAGATCGCCGAGCTCCTCTCCACGCCGCTGGAGCGCAAGATCGCCGAGGCGCTGCTCGCCGATTTCGACGAGGCCGGCTATCTGCGCGTCGACGTGCCGGCTGCGGCCCAGGCGCTGGGCGTGCCGACGGATGCCGTCCACAAGGTCCTGACGCGGCTTCGCGCCGGCGCCGAGCCCGCCGGCCTCTTCGCCGGCGACCTGGCGGAGTGCCTGGCCCTGCAACTGGCGCGCAAGGATCGGCTCGACCCGGTGATCCGAACGGTGCTCGACCATCTCGACCTGCTGGCCCGCCGCGACTTCGCGGCGCTGCGCCGCCTGACCGGCGAGGACGAGGCTGGCCTTCTCGACATGCTGGCGGAAATCCGCGCGCTCGACCCCAAGCCCGGCCTCTCCTTCGAGGCGGACCTGCATCCGGCGATAGAGCCGGACGTGCTGGTCACGCGCGCGGCAACGGGTGGCTGGCGGGTGGAGCTGAACGGTGCGGTCCTGCCCAGGGTGCTGCTCGACGCGGACTATGTGCGCACGGTCACGGCCGAGTGCCGTTCGCCAGCCGAGAAGGAGTTCCTCGGCGCCTGCCAGACATCGGCCACATGGCTCCTGCGCTCGCTGGACCAGCGGGCACAGACGATCCTGAAGGTCGCGGCCGAGATCGTGCGCCGGCAGGAGGCGTTCCTGGACGAGGGCGTGGGCGGCCTGAAGCCGATGACGCTCGCGGCCGTGGCACAGGCGGTGGGCCTGCACGAATCGACCGTCAGCCGCGTCACGGCCGACAAGACGGTGGAAACGCCGCGCGGCGTCTTCGAGATGAAGTTCTTCTTTACCGTCGCGATCGCCTCCTCCACCGGCGGCGAGGCCCATTCGGCCGCGAGCGTGAAGCACCGCATCCGCCTGCTCGTGGAGGCCGAGAGCGCCGGCAGCGTCCTCTCGGACGACGAGATCGCAGCGCGGTTGAAGGATGAGGGCGTCGAGCTGGCCCGCCGCACCGTGGCCAAGTACCGTGAGGCGCTGGGCATCGCCTCCTCCGTCCAGCGCCGGCGTGAGATGAATGCGCGAAAGATCGCATCCTGA
- a CDS encoding DUF1150 family protein — MNETRTDRLSQTDFAALGEGHLAYLRRMSSDDIRARFPGAQAIRPGLKLWALFGADGTPLAVSDDRGSILASASENELMTVSLH; from the coding sequence ATGAACGAGACCCGCACCGACCGCCTTTCGCAGACCGACTTCGCAGCGCTGGGCGAGGGGCATCTGGCCTATCTGCGCCGCATGTCCTCCGACGATATCCGCGCCCGCTTTCCCGGCGCGCAGGCCATCCGCCCCGGCCTGAAGCTGTGGGCGCTGTTCGGCGCCGACGGCACTCCGCTCGCCGTCTCGGACGACAGGGGATCGATCCTGGCGAGCGCGAGCGAGAACGAGCTCATGACCGTCAGCTTGCACTGA